A genome region from Trachemys scripta elegans isolate TJP31775 chromosome 2, CAS_Tse_1.0, whole genome shotgun sequence includes the following:
- the RETREG1 gene encoding reticulophagy regulator 1 isoform X2, whose amino-acid sequence MQIMKDMVLSRIKGAQLWRSLTDSWEVINSKPDYRPKINQCIVDALVNLFLFLQEMSHFKEKNPGKFCLLVCSVCTFFTILGSYIPGIVLSYFLLLCAFLCPLFKCNEFGQKMCNKIKSVLLKLDFGIGDYINQKKRERSETAKPKSLEDDSELDISALCPKISPTVIAKELSVSDTDVSEVSWTDNGTFNLSEGYTPQTDTSDDFDRPSDHEEAFARDLAEFPSLENGAGTNDDDDSSIGIPIHQKRKKEQMPSKMAHSPRQRKERQSATGLSLPLTSDQTFNLVSDIAGDVIAAAVSAAIKDQLQSTQRAPSQVVPSLSEETDTEEADDFELLDQSELEQIESELGLTQGQKEKPQEKKKSSGFLSNLLGGH is encoded by the exons CTGGGAAGTCATCAATTCCAAACCTGACTACAGGCCCAAAATAAACCAATGTATTGTAGATGCATTGGTgaatttatttctatttcttcAGGAAATGTCACACTTCAAAGAGAAAAACCCTGGCAAG TTTTGCCTTCTGGTCTGCAGTGTGTGTACATTTTTCACTATCTTGGGTAGTTACATTCCTGGAATTGTACTCTCCTACTTTCTAT TACTGTGTGCCTTTTTATGTCCACTGTTCAAGTGCAATGAATTTGGGCAGAAGATGTGCAACAAAATCAAGTCAGTTCTGCTGAAACTGGATTTTGGAATTGGGGACTATATCAaccaaaagaagagagagagatctg aaactGCAAAACCAAAATCCCTGGAAGATGACAGTGAATTAGACATATCAGCCCTGTGTCCTAAG attAGTCCTACAGTTATTGCTAAAGAGCTATCGGTGTCTGACACAGATGTATCAGAGGTATCTTGGACTGATAATGGGACCTTTAATTTATCTGAGGGATACACTCCACAGACAGACACATCTGATG ATTTTGACCGACCTAGTGATCATGAAGAAGCTTTTGCCAGAGATCTTGCAGAATTTCCCTCTCTAGAAAATGGCGCAGGAACAAATGACGATGATGACTCGAGCATTGGCATTCCCATCCAtcagaagagaaaaaaggaaCAGATGCCTTCCAAGATGGCTCATTCTCCCAGACAGAGGAAAGAGAGGCAGTCTGCCACAGGCCTCTCCCTTCCTTTGACCAGTGACCAAACCTTTAACTTAGTGAGTGATATTGCTGGTGATGTTATTGCAGCTGCAGTGTCTGCCGCCATCAAAGACCAGTTGCAGTCCACACAACGAGCACCCTCACAGGTAGTCCCCAGTTTGAGTGAGGAGACAGACACGGAAGAAGCTGATGATTTTGAACTGCTTGACCAATCAGAGCTTGAGCAGATTGAGAGTGAACTGGGGCTTACACAAGGCCAAAAAGAAAAgccacaggaaaaaaagaaatcttcAGGCTTCCTTTCAAATCTGCTTGGAGGTCATTAA
- the RETREG1 gene encoding reticulophagy regulator 1 isoform X4, with product MSEGEDFGQSKSWEVINSKPDYRPKINQCIVDALVNLFLFLQEMSHFKEKNPGKFCLLVCSVCTFFTILGSYIPGIVLSYFLLLCAFLCPLFKCNEFGQKMCNKIKSVLLKLDFGIGDYINQKKRERSETAKPKSLEDDSELDISALCPKISPTVIAKELSVSDTDVSEVSWTDNGTFNLSEGYTPQTDTSDDFDRPSDHEEAFARDLAEFPSLENGAGTNDDDDSSIGIPIHQKRKKEQMPSKMAHSPRQRKERQSATGLSLPLTSDQTFNLVSDIAGDVIAAAVSAAIKDQLQSTQRAPSQVVPSLSEETDTEEADDFELLDQSELEQIESELGLTQGQKEKPQEKKKSSGFLSNLLGGH from the exons CTGGGAAGTCATCAATTCCAAACCTGACTACAGGCCCAAAATAAACCAATGTATTGTAGATGCATTGGTgaatttatttctatttcttcAGGAAATGTCACACTTCAAAGAGAAAAACCCTGGCAAG TTTTGCCTTCTGGTCTGCAGTGTGTGTACATTTTTCACTATCTTGGGTAGTTACATTCCTGGAATTGTACTCTCCTACTTTCTAT TACTGTGTGCCTTTTTATGTCCACTGTTCAAGTGCAATGAATTTGGGCAGAAGATGTGCAACAAAATCAAGTCAGTTCTGCTGAAACTGGATTTTGGAATTGGGGACTATATCAaccaaaagaagagagagagatctg aaactGCAAAACCAAAATCCCTGGAAGATGACAGTGAATTAGACATATCAGCCCTGTGTCCTAAG attAGTCCTACAGTTATTGCTAAAGAGCTATCGGTGTCTGACACAGATGTATCAGAGGTATCTTGGACTGATAATGGGACCTTTAATTTATCTGAGGGATACACTCCACAGACAGACACATCTGATG ATTTTGACCGACCTAGTGATCATGAAGAAGCTTTTGCCAGAGATCTTGCAGAATTTCCCTCTCTAGAAAATGGCGCAGGAACAAATGACGATGATGACTCGAGCATTGGCATTCCCATCCAtcagaagagaaaaaaggaaCAGATGCCTTCCAAGATGGCTCATTCTCCCAGACAGAGGAAAGAGAGGCAGTCTGCCACAGGCCTCTCCCTTCCTTTGACCAGTGACCAAACCTTTAACTTAGTGAGTGATATTGCTGGTGATGTTATTGCAGCTGCAGTGTCTGCCGCCATCAAAGACCAGTTGCAGTCCACACAACGAGCACCCTCACAGGTAGTCCCCAGTTTGAGTGAGGAGACAGACACGGAAGAAGCTGATGATTTTGAACTGCTTGACCAATCAGAGCTTGAGCAGATTGAGAGTGAACTGGGGCTTACACAAGGCCAAAAAGAAAAgccacaggaaaaaaagaaatcttcAGGCTTCCTTTCAAATCTGCTTGGAGGTCATTAA
- the RETREG1 gene encoding reticulophagy regulator 1 isoform X3 — translation MVECRKHSLLFDCYFLFNSDKFWEVINSKPDYRPKINQCIVDALVNLFLFLQEMSHFKEKNPGKFCLLVCSVCTFFTILGSYIPGIVLSYFLLLCAFLCPLFKCNEFGQKMCNKIKSVLLKLDFGIGDYINQKKRERSETAKPKSLEDDSELDISALCPKISPTVIAKELSVSDTDVSEVSWTDNGTFNLSEGYTPQTDTSDDFDRPSDHEEAFARDLAEFPSLENGAGTNDDDDSSIGIPIHQKRKKEQMPSKMAHSPRQRKERQSATGLSLPLTSDQTFNLVSDIAGDVIAAAVSAAIKDQLQSTQRAPSQVVPSLSEETDTEEADDFELLDQSELEQIESELGLTQGQKEKPQEKKKSSGFLSNLLGGH, via the exons CTGGGAAGTCATCAATTCCAAACCTGACTACAGGCCCAAAATAAACCAATGTATTGTAGATGCATTGGTgaatttatttctatttcttcAGGAAATGTCACACTTCAAAGAGAAAAACCCTGGCAAG TTTTGCCTTCTGGTCTGCAGTGTGTGTACATTTTTCACTATCTTGGGTAGTTACATTCCTGGAATTGTACTCTCCTACTTTCTAT TACTGTGTGCCTTTTTATGTCCACTGTTCAAGTGCAATGAATTTGGGCAGAAGATGTGCAACAAAATCAAGTCAGTTCTGCTGAAACTGGATTTTGGAATTGGGGACTATATCAaccaaaagaagagagagagatctg aaactGCAAAACCAAAATCCCTGGAAGATGACAGTGAATTAGACATATCAGCCCTGTGTCCTAAG attAGTCCTACAGTTATTGCTAAAGAGCTATCGGTGTCTGACACAGATGTATCAGAGGTATCTTGGACTGATAATGGGACCTTTAATTTATCTGAGGGATACACTCCACAGACAGACACATCTGATG ATTTTGACCGACCTAGTGATCATGAAGAAGCTTTTGCCAGAGATCTTGCAGAATTTCCCTCTCTAGAAAATGGCGCAGGAACAAATGACGATGATGACTCGAGCATTGGCATTCCCATCCAtcagaagagaaaaaaggaaCAGATGCCTTCCAAGATGGCTCATTCTCCCAGACAGAGGAAAGAGAGGCAGTCTGCCACAGGCCTCTCCCTTCCTTTGACCAGTGACCAAACCTTTAACTTAGTGAGTGATATTGCTGGTGATGTTATTGCAGCTGCAGTGTCTGCCGCCATCAAAGACCAGTTGCAGTCCACACAACGAGCACCCTCACAGGTAGTCCCCAGTTTGAGTGAGGAGACAGACACGGAAGAAGCTGATGATTTTGAACTGCTTGACCAATCAGAGCTTGAGCAGATTGAGAGTGAACTGGGGCTTACACAAGGCCAAAAAGAAAAgccacaggaaaaaaagaaatcttcAGGCTTCCTTTCAAATCTGCTTGGAGGTCATTAA